The Oscillatoria acuminata PCC 6304 genomic interval ATTGCCAATAATCGGCTGAAAGTGTAAAGAGTTGTTGCGATCGGCGATCAAAACGGGTCAGGGAAGGGGCGATCGGTGAATTAGTTAGACCACACCACCCTTTCAGGGCAGAAGGGTTGCACCGGGTGAGCGCCCTGACGCACCCATTTCGCCCTCATCGTAACTCAACCGAGACGATTGGAACGAGGGCAACCTTGCCTGAATTATCAACACTTAGAATTGAACTGAGTTGAGAACAAACTGACTTCCCAACTTCACAGAGTATCCCTGAGTGATGCCTGAATGCGAGGGCTAATTTCCGCTACTAACGCCCCATCGATTTACGTCGTCCTCCCCCAACACTCCCCATACTTTTTAACCCAGTCCAGCCAATAATGCTGTAAGCCACAGATAACAACAAACTGCTAATCCCCGTTTGCACAGCTAACTTGGTAAGTCGAGTTTTGGTCTGATTTTCCAGTTCTTGCTGACGAGAGCGAATCTGGGTAAGTTGTTGAGTCCGAAGATTATCCGTACTGAATTGTTGGTTAAGAAACTGATCCAGGGCTTGAGGATTCTGCTGAAATTGTTCTAGTAATTCCTTCTCTTGTTGCGGTACGTCAGGACTTTGTAATGCTTCGTTCAGTTGGTCTGGATTCGAGATCAATTGCCGAATTTGTTCCCCGATCGCGCTCCGGCGTTGTTGAATTTCGCTCTCCACATTCTCGTTATCCAGTTGGCTTAATACTTGACCTTCGGTCTGGCTGGCTTGTTCTCTGATCTGCTGCAAAGCATCAGTTCGTTGCAGGCGCACGTTATTCAAATGCAGGGGAAATACGACTAAAAACACCACTCCCAGAATTGTAGACAACACAAAAGCCCAAAATCTCAAATCTTGGATCGGGTTGCGGTTAACGGCACCGGATCCTTGAGCCCGATCCATCCAAAACCCGGTCACTAAAAAAGCTATCCCTACTAAGGGAATAATTCCTCGTTCTACAATTTGAGCTGCATAGGCAATTTGCCATTCTCTCGATCCGGGCTGAAAGGGAATGGCTAAAAGTACATAATCCAACAGTGATGATACGATTAAAATCACCCCGATTACTTTGAGGGACATTGAAGCTACAGACTCTTGATTCATGATTCTCCTATAATTTTCCTGATATATTCCCCCAAATAGGGGAAGTTTTTCTCTCCCATTTCCACGGGTTTTCCGATGTATTTTTACCCCGATGACTTGGACTAAATTTCGGAGGTGCACACACACAAAGGAATATCAGTTTTGGTATTTCCTGAAAACCAGTGAAATGGCTATTTCAATTCAGTTTTAACCCTTGAACTCCTTTTAATCAACCGTTCCGGATTGCCGAAGGATGCTATTAACAGGCCAAGTTTTGCGATTCATCAAATGAGTTTCACTGGATGCCACACCGTTAAGGGTTGACTGATTGAATCCTCCGATTTAAGTTTAAACTTAAATCGGAGGAAGTTTAACCTCAATGGGTTAAACTTTACCCAAAATTTATTGTGGTTTTTGGCGGGGGGTAAAAGCCACGGCAAGCGATCGCGGTTCGGTTGAACGATACCGTGACAGGAGGATAGATTGGGGGCATTGACCCAGGACAGACCACCGCATCAACCTGATCTTTCCCTATTTTACTGCTGCCTACGATACCAATGGGCTAAACGGGTAGGTGAAATCCCCAAATAGTATCCCAGAATTATCAGTTGATTGATCCCAGTCGTTTGTAGAATGCCCAATTTCTGCCATCGTCTTGCACTGGTGAAGGCAGGGGTTGGAGCAGTCGCCACTCTTCCGCGCTGTTTCAAGCGGCCCACAAACTCAAAATCTTCCATGATCCCCATCTCGGCAAATCCCCCCAGGTCCCAAAAGGTGGCGGCGCGCACAAAAATTCCCTGGTCCCCATAAGGCATCTGCCCCAGGCGCGATCGCCACTTCACCCCCCATTCAATCACCCGAAACCAGGGTTCTGGCCCCTCAATCCTCAATTCAAAGGCTCCCCCCACCACCTCGGGTTCCTCCAGGATGCACCGGACCTCCGTCTCAAATCCCGGCCCCAATCGAGTATCCCCATGTAAAAATAGCAGGATTTCCCCGGTTGCCTGAGCCGCACCCAGATTCATTTGTCGCCCTCTCCCCGGTTCGCTACGGACAACGGTGACCCCATAAGATGCCGCAATCTCCTCGGTGCGATCGCTCGAACCGCCATCCACGACAATAATTTCCACATCCGAGAGTCCCCCAACTGCCTCCAAGGTAGACCCAATCCGTGCCTCTTCATTC includes:
- the hpsJ-B gene encoding hormogonium polysaccharide biosynthesis protein HpsJ, whose protein sequence is MNQESVASMSLKVIGVILIVSSLLDYVLLAIPFQPGSREWQIAYAAQIVERGIIPLVGIAFLVTGFWMDRAQGSGAVNRNPIQDLRFWAFVLSTILGVVFLVVFPLHLNNVRLQRTDALQQIREQASQTEGQVLSQLDNENVESEIQQRRSAIGEQIRQLISNPDQLNEALQSPDVPQQEKELLEQFQQNPQALDQFLNQQFSTDNLRTQQLTQIRSRQQELENQTKTRLTKLAVQTGISSLLLSVAYSIIGWTGLKSMGSVGGGRRKSMGR